The segment ACCTGACGACCGAGGTGACGCTGCAACCGGTCCGCCGCTACGGCATGGACGGCGCCATTCTGTTCAGCGACATCATGACGCCGCTCCCCGCGATGGGGCTCGACCTGGACTTCGCGCCGGGGCCGGTCCTGCGCGACCCGGTGCGCGACGCCGCCGCCGTCGAGCGACTCCGCGTGCCCGACGCCGACGCGATCGCGCCGTACGTCGGGGACGCCATCCGGCAGCTGCGCGGGGAACTGGCCGGCCTGCGGGCCGGCGGGGACCCCGACGGCGCCCCGCCGGCGCTGTTGGGGTTCGGGGGGGCGCCGTTGACCCTCGCGACGTACGCCGTCGAGGGGGCCGGCAGCAAGGAGTACCCGACCCTCCGGGCGTTCCTCCGCGCCGAGCCGGACGCCGCGCACGCCCTGTTGGCGAAGATGGCGGACACGACCGCGGCCTACCTGCGCATGCAGGTCGAGGCCGGCGTCCAGGCGGTGCAGCTGTTCGACTCGTGGGCCGGCCTGCACGACGAGGCGACCTACCGGACGTTCGGGGCGGCGTACGCCGCGCGGGTCCTGGACCAGCTGGCGGACCTGGACGTGCCGCGCATCTACCTGGCGCTCGACGCCGCGCACCTCGAGCGCGCCGTCGCGGAGCTCCCCGCCGACGCGTTGTCCGTCGATTGGCGTCGGCCGTTGTCGGTCTGGCGGGACGTCGCGCCCGGCCGGGTGCTGCAGGGCAACCTCGACCCCGCCGCCCTCCTGGGGCCGGAGGCGGCGCTCGCCGACGACGCCTGCCGCGTCCTGCGCGAAGGGGTCGGCGGTGCACACGTCTTCAACCTCGGGCACGGCA is part of the Trueperaceae bacterium genome and harbors:
- the hemE gene encoding uroporphyrinogen decarboxylase; its protein translation is MSTLLRALRGEDTRTAPIWIMRQAGRHLPEYRALKERHDFWTLARTPDLTTEVTLQPVRRYGMDGAILFSDIMTPLPAMGLDLDFAPGPVLRDPVRDAAAVERLRVPDADAIAPYVGDAIRQLRGELAGLRAGGDPDGAPPALLGFGGAPLTLATYAVEGAGSKEYPTLRAFLRAEPDAAHALLAKMADTTAAYLRMQVEAGVQAVQLFDSWAGLHDEATYRTFGAAYAARVLDQLADLDVPRIYLALDAAHLERAVAELPADALSVDWRRPLSVWRDVAPGRVLQGNLDPAALLGPEAALADDACRVLREGVGGAHVFNLGHGIFPTTDPDRVAYLVDVVRAFDRHAEGA